Proteins from one Staphylococcus sp. IVB6214 genomic window:
- the tsaD gene encoding tRNA (adenosine(37)-N6)-threonylcarbamoyltransferase complex transferase subunit TsaD codes for MTKQTLILAVETSCDETSVSVIADGHKILSNSVLSQIESHKRFGGVVPEVASRHHVENMTLMIEDALQTAQVTMDDVDAVAVTQGPGLIGALLVGVNAAKTLAFAHNKPLIPVHHIAGHIYANQLTNGLTFPLMALIVSGGHTELVLMRDHLDFEVIGETRDDAVGEAYDKVARTIGLPYPGGPHVDKLAAQGSDTYDFPRVWLEPDSFDFSFSGLKSAVINKLHNLKQKGENPIPENVAASFQNSVVEVLVGKAIRACQTYDVKQLIVAGGVASNRGLRAELERVTQSQGITLSIPEPQLCTDNAAMIGAVAYHLYQKGVFADMSLNGKSNMFLEL; via the coding sequence ATGACTAAACAAACTTTGATATTAGCAGTTGAAACGAGCTGTGATGAAACAAGTGTCAGTGTCATTGCAGATGGACATAAAATTTTAAGCAATAGTGTATTGAGTCAAATCGAGAGTCACAAGCGTTTTGGTGGGGTTGTACCTGAAGTTGCGAGTCGTCATCACGTTGAAAATATGACATTGATGATCGAAGATGCGTTGCAAACGGCACAAGTTACGATGGACGATGTTGATGCTGTCGCTGTGACACAAGGACCTGGATTAATCGGGGCATTATTAGTAGGTGTCAACGCAGCAAAAACGTTAGCATTTGCACATAACAAACCGCTGATTCCTGTACATCATATAGCGGGGCATATTTATGCGAATCAATTAACTAACGGATTGACGTTCCCACTTATGGCGCTTATCGTATCAGGCGGACACACGGAACTGGTCTTAATGCGTGATCATTTGGACTTTGAAGTAATCGGAGAGACACGTGATGATGCTGTTGGTGAAGCATACGATAAAGTGGCGCGCACAATCGGTTTACCATATCCGGGTGGGCCACATGTTGATAAACTTGCTGCACAAGGGTCAGATACGTACGATTTTCCACGTGTTTGGTTAGAACCAGATAGCTTTGATTTTAGCTTTAGTGGATTGAAAAGTGCAGTAATCAATAAGTTGCATAACTTGAAACAAAAGGGCGAGAACCCAATTCCAGAAAATGTAGCCGCAAGTTTTCAAAACAGTGTGGTAGAAGTCTTAGTTGGAAAAGCAATTCGTGCTTGTCAAACATACGATGTGAAGCAACTGATCGTCGCAGGTGGCGTGGCGAGTAATCGTGGTTTACGTGCAGAATTAGAGCGTGTCACGCAATCACAAGGTATCACATTGTCTATTCCTGAGCCACAACTGTGTACTGACAATGCAGCAATGATAGGTGCTGTTGCGTACCATTTATATCAAAAGGGTGTCTTTGCCGATATGTCGTTGAATGGAAAAAGCAATATGTTTTTAGAACTATAA
- the rimI gene encoding ribosomal protein S18-alanine N-acetyltransferase has product MTHEDVPAVFDLERISFHKSSWTIDAFYHELEQNNFAHYFVLTYEEEVIGYIGLWIVVDQAQITTVAVAPEYRGYGLGQLLMNYAKNFASTIATVMSLEVRVNNHVAQHVYEKSGFQYGGKRKNYYGDGEDACVMWVNLND; this is encoded by the coding sequence ATGACACACGAAGATGTCCCAGCAGTGTTTGATTTGGAACGTATCAGCTTTCACAAAAGTTCATGGACGATAGATGCGTTTTATCACGAACTTGAACAAAATAATTTTGCACATTATTTTGTGTTGACGTATGAAGAAGAGGTCATTGGATATATCGGTTTATGGATCGTGGTTGATCAAGCGCAAATCACAACAGTTGCAGTGGCACCTGAGTATCGGGGTTATGGACTCGGTCAATTACTGATGAACTATGCGAAGAACTTTGCTTCAACAATTGCGACAGTGATGAGCTTAGAAGTACGTGTGAATAATCATGTCGCACAACATGTTTATGAAAAATCAGGATTTCAATATGGTGGAAAGCGTAAAAATTATTATGGTGACGGAGAGGACGCATGCGTAATGTGGGTGAATTTAAATGACTAA
- a CDS encoding ABC-F family ATP-binding cassette domain-containing protein, translating to MILMQLSQISKSFDGETIFDGVNFEVKTGERIGIVGRNGAGKSTLMKIIAGVEAYEDGHISKIKNLKMGYLTQQMTLNTQKTVFEEMLQPFEHLKQLGEKMQEETDWLAQHADRYDSDAYQEHMKRYESISNEFEKQGGYDYERKIKTVLNGLHFTEADYHRPVNDFSGGQKTRLSLAQMLLREPDLLLLDEPTNHLDMETTAWLEDYLKFFKGAIVIISHDRYFLDKIVTQIYDVSLGEVKHYVGNYGKFIAQRDQYYQKRLAEYERQQDEIKRLETFVEKNITRASTSGMAKSRRKVLEKMTRLEKPMLDARSADIRFDFDRNTGNDVMHIRDLEVGYETPITKPINMEVSKGDHIAIIGPNGIGKSTLIKTLAGRLNALAGQVIPGANLKIGYYDQKQAEFQSSKTILDYVWDQYRHMPEKDVRAVLGRFLFTQDDVQKIINDLSGGEKARLQLALLMLERNNVLILDEPTNHLDIDSKEMLEQALNDFAGTLIFVSHDRYFINELANKVYDLDEQGGRIYLGDYQYYLEKLEQQQALAMHTETQNVAVRPSNEQLSEQETTYEDLKAARREKRKLTRQIEAYETDIETYESRIEEIDTSMSDPAIIDDYEQIQTLAEERTTIEQQLEETMTKWEELQILVSDLDDI from the coding sequence ATGATATTAATGCAACTCAGTCAGATTTCAAAGTCTTTTGATGGCGAGACAATTTTTGATGGTGTCAACTTTGAAGTGAAAACCGGCGAACGAATTGGCATTGTTGGACGTAACGGTGCAGGAAAATCCACTTTAATGAAAATCATTGCAGGTGTAGAAGCATACGAAGACGGTCATATCTCAAAGATTAAAAACTTAAAAATGGGTTATCTGACACAGCAAATGACACTCAACACTCAAAAAACTGTGTTTGAAGAGATGTTACAACCGTTTGAGCACCTTAAACAACTCGGTGAGAAGATGCAAGAAGAAACGGATTGGCTTGCTCAACACGCAGATCGCTATGATTCGGATGCTTATCAAGAACATATGAAGCGTTATGAAAGCATATCGAATGAGTTTGAAAAGCAAGGTGGCTATGATTATGAGCGTAAAATAAAGACTGTTTTGAACGGGCTACATTTTACGGAAGCCGACTATCATCGTCCAGTCAACGACTTCAGTGGCGGTCAAAAAACACGACTTTCACTCGCTCAAATGTTACTGCGTGAACCTGACCTTTTGCTACTTGATGAGCCGACTAACCATCTCGATATGGAAACGACTGCATGGTTAGAAGATTATTTGAAGTTTTTTAAAGGGGCTATCGTCATCATCTCGCACGACCGTTACTTCTTAGATAAAATCGTCACACAAATCTATGATGTTTCTTTAGGTGAAGTGAAGCACTATGTTGGTAACTATGGTAAATTTATCGCGCAACGTGATCAATACTATCAAAAACGCCTCGCAGAATATGAGCGGCAACAAGATGAAATCAAACGATTAGAAACCTTTGTCGAAAAAAATATCACACGTGCTTCTACAAGTGGTATGGCAAAAAGTCGACGAAAAGTTCTTGAAAAAATGACACGACTTGAAAAACCCATGTTGGATGCAAGAAGTGCGGATATTCGCTTTGACTTCGATCGCAATACAGGTAATGATGTGATGCACATACGTGACTTGGAAGTTGGGTACGAAACGCCGATTACAAAACCAATCAATATGGAAGTATCAAAAGGTGATCATATCGCAATTATCGGTCCAAATGGTATTGGGAAATCTACATTAATCAAGACACTTGCTGGACGCCTAAACGCCCTAGCAGGCCAAGTGATTCCAGGGGCTAACTTAAAAATTGGTTATTACGATCAAAAGCAAGCAGAGTTTCAATCTAGTAAAACGATCTTAGATTATGTTTGGGATCAATATCGTCATATGCCTGAAAAAGATGTACGTGCTGTTCTCGGTCGCTTTCTTTTCACTCAAGATGATGTTCAAAAAATTATCAATGACTTATCAGGTGGTGAAAAGGCACGGCTTCAACTTGCCTTACTTATGTTGGAACGCAATAATGTACTGATTCTTGACGAACCTACCAACCATCTTGATATTGATTCTAAAGAAATGCTCGAACAAGCATTAAATGACTTTGCGGGTACTTTAATCTTTGTTTCTCACGACCGTTACTTTATTAACGAATTGGCAAATAAAGTCTATGATTTGGATGAACAAGGTGGACGTATCTATCTCGGTGACTATCAATATTATCTAGAAAAGCTCGAACAACAACAAGCACTTGCAATGCATACTGAAACTCAAAATGTCGCAGTACGCCCTTCAAATGAACAACTCTCTGAACAAGAAACAACATATGAAGACTTAAAAGCAGCACGCCGTGAAAAGCGTAAGTTGACACGTCAAATCGAAGCTTATGAGACAGATATTGAAACTTATGAGTCTCGAATAGAAGAGATTGATACATCTATGTCTGATCCAGCAATTATCGATGACTATGAACAGATTCAAACACTTGCGGAAGAGCGAACAACTATCGAACAACAACTAGAAGAAACAATGACAAAATGGGAAGAATTACAAATTTTAGTCAGTGATTTAGATGATATTTAA